One region of Armigeres subalbatus isolate Guangzhou_Male chromosome 3, GZ_Asu_2, whole genome shotgun sequence genomic DNA includes:
- the LOC134225450 gene encoding uncharacterized protein LOC134225450 → MDFAKFMSRTWKLFVEQEDIGPWERRANFFFDTDEKFRLETVILSGLIIVMAFLLILLSWICSRRYRKKNNIDLQKNAEIISHVENNRKHLKEVANLLTHSKNIQCFVKHPLLKPSSLHMRANEGTIEI, encoded by the exons ATGGATTTTGCCAAATTTATGAGCCGAACGTGGAAATTGTTCGTAGAGCAGGAAGACATTGGTCCATGGGAGCGGAGGGCCAATTTCTTCTTCGATACCGACGAAAAATTTCGTCTGGAAACGGTGATTTTGAGTGGCCTCATTATTGTGATGGCTTTCCTGTTGATTTTGCTCTCGTGGATATGCTCCAGACGATATCGCAAAAAG AACAATATCGATCTTCAAAAAAATGCGGAAATTATTAGTCATGTGGAAAACAACCGAAAACATCTCAAAGAAGTCGCAAATTTGCTCACG cATTCAAAGAATATACAATGCTTTGTAAAACATCCTTTGCTGAAACCATCATCACTACATATGAGAGCTAACGAGGGAACAATTGAAATCTga